One segment of Rhodothermus profundi DNA contains the following:
- the ispD gene encoding 2-C-methyl-D-erythritol 4-phosphate cytidylyltransferase — MTEAAQQERADRVAVLVPAAGQGSRLGGPRKQFRRLGGRPLLEQTLRAFAFHPEVDSLVVAVPADCVARISDSLQAAGLPKRWQVVAGGRTRQASVQAALAVLPPEIDLVLVHDAVRPFILPEQISAVIEATRRVGAAALAIPETDTVRRVHDHLLGETVPRRGLYRMQTPQGFRRDWLEAAHRQQEEAATDDVELVQRLGYPVACVPGSSFNFKITTAEDWELAQVLWPHWEARLCHQSKKDT, encoded by the coding sequence ATGACCGAGGCGGCGCAGCAGGAACGGGCAGATCGGGTGGCCGTATTGGTGCCGGCAGCCGGCCAGGGATCGCGGCTGGGAGGCCCGCGCAAACAGTTTCGGCGGCTGGGCGGACGGCCGTTGCTTGAGCAAACGCTTCGGGCGTTTGCCTTTCATCCGGAAGTGGACAGCCTCGTGGTGGCCGTACCGGCAGATTGTGTGGCGCGCATCAGCGATTCCCTGCAGGCGGCAGGGCTTCCGAAACGCTGGCAGGTCGTGGCGGGAGGACGCACGCGCCAGGCGTCGGTGCAGGCGGCGCTGGCCGTGCTTCCGCCGGAGATCGACCTGGTGCTTGTGCATGATGCGGTGCGGCCGTTTATTCTACCCGAACAGATCTCGGCCGTTATCGAGGCAACCCGGCGCGTCGGGGCAGCCGCGCTCGCTATTCCGGAGACCGACACGGTGCGGCGCGTGCATGACCATTTACTGGGGGAGACGGTGCCCCGGCGAGGGCTCTACCGAATGCAGACGCCTCAGGGATTTCGACGCGACTGGTTGGAAGCTGCCCATCGGCAGCAGGAGGAAGCCGCTACCGATGACGTTGAATTAGTTCAACGCCTGGGATATCCGGTTGCCTGCGTGCCCGGGAGCAGTTTCAACTTCAAAATTACGACGGCAGAAGACTGGGAGCTGGCACAGGTGCTCTGGCCGCACTGGGAAGCCCGTCTGTGCCACCAATCGAAAAAAGACACATGA
- the ispF gene encoding 2-C-methyl-D-erythritol 2,4-cyclodiphosphate synthase, whose product MRPFRIGFGYDVHQLVPERPLILGGVRIPSAQGLAGHSDADVLLHAIADALLGAAALGDIGHHFPDTDPRWKDADSQELLEQVHRLVVEAGYEVVNVDSTVVLERPRLKPYLATMRQNIARVLALPVEAVSVKATTSEGMGFVGTGKGAVAFAVCLLCATAAGR is encoded by the coding sequence ATGAGGCCGTTTCGGATCGGCTTTGGGTACGACGTGCATCAACTGGTACCCGAACGTCCGCTCATTCTGGGCGGTGTGCGCATCCCTTCCGCGCAGGGCCTGGCCGGTCATTCGGACGCCGACGTGCTGCTGCATGCCATTGCCGATGCCCTGCTGGGTGCAGCGGCGCTCGGCGACATTGGCCATCACTTTCCAGACACCGATCCGCGCTGGAAGGATGCAGACAGTCAGGAATTGCTTGAGCAGGTGCATCGGCTGGTCGTGGAAGCAGGCTACGAAGTCGTCAATGTGGACAGCACCGTTGTGCTTGAGCGACCGCGCCTTAAACCGTATCTTGCCACCATGCGGCAAAACATAGCCCGCGTGCTGGCTCTTCCCGTGGAAGCTGTTTCTGTAAAGGCTACCACCAGTGAAGGAATGGGCTTTGTAGGAACCGGGAAAGGGGCGGTGGCCTTTGCGGTCTGTTTGCTTTGCGCAACCGCCGCCGGGAGGTAG
- a CDS encoding DedA family protein: MDWLADLTQWALQVPPLWVYVALLVIAYGENVVPPIPGDLFVVFCGYLAGRSTLELWLVILLSTLGGAAGFMTMYAVGYRIGAAVLDPDRLRWLPKRRIYQVQRWMRRWGYGIVAANRFLSGARSVISLTVGMAHMHPGKTALLATLSAFVWTTLIASLGYAVGENWPVVRQYLQVYGWVVLGVLGLLALGLGIRFWRRRAQKARVS; the protein is encoded by the coding sequence ATGGACTGGCTGGCTGATCTGACGCAATGGGCGTTGCAGGTACCGCCGTTGTGGGTCTACGTGGCGCTGCTGGTGATCGCCTACGGCGAAAATGTGGTGCCCCCTATTCCAGGAGATTTGTTTGTGGTTTTTTGCGGCTATCTGGCCGGGCGAAGTACCCTGGAGTTGTGGCTGGTCATCCTACTTTCGACGCTGGGAGGGGCCGCGGGCTTCATGACCATGTATGCGGTAGGCTACCGGATTGGAGCGGCGGTGCTGGATCCGGACCGACTGCGCTGGCTACCCAAACGCCGCATTTATCAGGTGCAACGCTGGATGCGGCGCTGGGGCTATGGCATTGTAGCGGCCAATCGTTTCCTGAGTGGGGCGCGCTCGGTTATTTCCCTGACCGTGGGCATGGCCCATATGCATCCCGGAAAAACAGCGCTGCTGGCGACGCTGAGCGCTTTTGTCTGGACAACCCTGATCGCGTCGCTGGGCTATGCGGTGGGGGAGAACTGGCCGGTTGTGCGCCAGTATCTGCAGGTGTACGGCTGGGTGGTGCTGGGCGTGCTGGGGCTACTTGCGCTGGGCCTGGGCATTCGGTTCTGGCGGCGGCGTGCGCAGAAAGCGCGCGTTTCATAA